A single genomic interval of Deinococcus fonticola harbors:
- the udk gene encoding uridine kinase yields the protein MTAPFVIGVAGGSGSGKTTVTRRVMETVGQDRVAVLNQDNYYRDQSDIPFATRLGTNYDHPAAFDWTLLREQLDALLAGVPIEMPEYDFAQHTRSSTTTRVLPGRVVVLEGFFALYDEELRGRMNLKVFVDADSDVRFIRRLLRDTQERGRTLESVIEQYLEFVRPMHLSFVEPTKRYADVIIPHGGMNEPALDMLAARIHTAV from the coding sequence ATGACTGCCCCCTTCGTAATCGGGGTGGCGGGCGGCTCGGGCAGCGGCAAGACCACCGTGACGCGCCGGGTGATGGAAACGGTGGGGCAAGACCGCGTGGCGGTGCTGAATCAGGACAATTACTACCGCGATCAGTCGGACATTCCCTTCGCGACGCGGCTGGGGACGAATTACGATCACCCGGCAGCCTTCGACTGGACGCTGCTCCGCGAGCAGTTGGACGCGCTGCTGGCGGGCGTGCCGATTGAAATGCCGGAGTACGACTTCGCGCAGCACACGCGCTCCAGCACCACGACGCGGGTGCTGCCGGGGCGGGTGGTGGTGCTGGAAGGCTTTTTCGCGCTGTACGACGAGGAACTGCGGGGGCGCATGAACCTCAAGGTGTTCGTGGACGCCGACTCGGACGTGCGCTTTATCCGCCGCCTGCTGCGCGACACGCAGGAACGCGGGCGCACCCTGGAAAGCGTGATAGAGCAGTACCTGGAGTTCGTGCGCCCTATGCACCTCAGTTTCGTGGAGCCGACCAAGCGCTACGCGGACGTCATCATTCCCCACGGCGGCATGAACGAACCCGCGCTGGACATGCTGGCCGCCCGCATCCACACAGCGGTGTAA
- a CDS encoding isoprenyl transferase, with protein MPAKPLKNALRTAQKTRTAARGALLWGYEQRLSREVKTHGRLPRHLGLILDGNRRFARAAGVQREVGYEFGIDKAHEVLQWCLELGIPAATIWVLSTDNVRRDPEEVAHLMQLFDREARNLARDPRIHANGVRVRAIGQHENFPPNVLEALSELERKTAHYTGMRLNIAVGYGGREEIVDAVKAHLLQQQQEGKTLAEVIEGLQPEDISRHLYAADIPDPDFIIRTSGEIRLSGFMLWQSVYSEYYFCDVYWPGFRRVDFLRALRDFQGRDRRFGK; from the coding sequence ATGCCCGCCAAGCCCCTGAAGAACGCCCTTCGTACCGCGCAGAAGACCCGCACGGCGGCACGCGGCGCACTGCTGTGGGGCTACGAGCAACGCCTGAGCCGCGAAGTGAAGACCCACGGGCGGCTGCCCCGGCACCTGGGCCTGATTCTGGACGGCAACCGCCGCTTCGCCCGGGCCGCCGGGGTACAGCGCGAAGTGGGCTACGAGTTCGGGATCGACAAGGCCCACGAGGTGTTGCAGTGGTGCCTGGAACTGGGGATTCCCGCCGCGACCATCTGGGTGCTGTCGACCGACAACGTGCGGCGCGACCCGGAAGAAGTTGCGCACCTGATGCAGCTGTTCGACCGCGAGGCCCGCAACCTGGCCCGCGACCCGCGCATTCACGCCAACGGCGTGCGCGTCCGGGCGATCGGGCAGCACGAGAACTTCCCGCCGAACGTGCTGGAAGCCCTGTCGGAACTGGAGCGCAAGACGGCACACTACACCGGCATGCGCCTGAATATCGCGGTGGGGTACGGCGGGCGCGAGGAAATCGTGGACGCTGTCAAAGCCCACCTGCTTCAGCAGCAGCAGGAAGGCAAAACGCTGGCGGAGGTCATCGAGGGGCTGCAACCCGAGGACATCAGCCGTCACCTGTACGCCGCCGACATCCCGGATCCCGACTTCATCATCCGCACCAGCGGCGAAATTCGCCTTTCGGGCTTCATGCTGTGGCAAAGCGTGTACAGCGAGTATTACTTCTGTGACGTGTACTGGCCGGGCTTCCGGCGCGTCGATTTTTTACGTGCCTTGCGCGACTTCCAGGGCCGGGACAGAAGGTTCGGGAAGTAA
- the csaB gene encoding polysaccharide pyruvyl transferase CsaB: MKVVISGYYGFGNTGDEAIALAITRELKKQGHTPVLLSNTPEESAAQYGVSAAPRMKPAELLKAVAGADVLLSGGGGLLQDKTSSRTLAYYLGIIRTARLLRKRVIIFNQSIGPLSPAGEKKVAAALQGLKVIVRDRGSLDTLRRMGVKADLGGDPALLLEPSPELVRNPHAVVIAPRGDVTEAQEPLRQMAAHLREHGRHIIALSLMPEQDDAAARALDADQLVSTQDPQAALDIIASSGFVVGVRLHAVILAAAAGVPFAGISYDPKVWGFCEDAGAPVHNTAPDVPTLTRQVYQRTTPDWSAVEDMKFRALQSFASITR, translated from the coding sequence ATGAAAGTCGTCATCAGCGGCTATTACGGTTTCGGCAACACCGGGGACGAAGCCATTGCCCTGGCCATCACGCGCGAACTGAAAAAGCAGGGCCACACGCCCGTGCTGCTGTCGAACACCCCCGAGGAAAGCGCCGCGCAGTACGGGGTATCGGCGGCCCCACGCATGAAGCCGGCCGAACTGCTGAAAGCCGTCGCGGGCGCGGACGTGCTGCTCTCGGGCGGCGGGGGGCTGCTCCAGGACAAAACCAGCAGCCGCACGCTGGCCTATTACCTGGGCATCATCCGCACTGCCAGGCTGCTGCGTAAACGCGTGATCATCTTCAACCAGAGCATCGGGCCACTGAGCCCCGCTGGCGAGAAAAAGGTAGCCGCCGCCTTGCAGGGCCTGAAAGTCATCGTGCGCGACCGGGGCAGCCTGGACACCCTGCGCCGCATGGGCGTGAAGGCCGACCTGGGCGGCGACCCGGCCCTGCTGCTGGAGCCTTCGCCGGAACTGGTACGCAACCCGCACGCGGTGGTCATCGCGCCGCGCGGCGACGTGACCGAGGCGCAGGAGCCGCTGCGGCAGATGGCGGCGCACCTGCGCGAGCATGGCCGGCACATCATTGCCCTGAGCCTGATGCCCGAACAGGACGACGCGGCGGCCCGCGCCCTGGACGCCGATCAGCTGGTCAGCACCCAGGATCCGCAGGCGGCGCTGGACATCATTGCCAGCAGCGGGTTCGTGGTGGGGGTGCGCCTGCATGCGGTGATTCTGGCGGCGGCGGCGGGGGTACCGTTCGCCGGAATCAGTTACGACCCCAAAGTCTGGGGCTTTTGCGAGGACGCCGGAGCGCCTGTTCACAACACCGCCCCGGATGTCCCCACGCTCACCCGGCAGGTCTACCAGCGCACCACGCCCGACTGGTCGGCCGTCGAGGACATGAAGTTCCGCGCCCTCCAGAGTTTTGCAAGTATCACCCGCTGA
- a CDS encoding Fur family transcriptional regulator, whose protein sequence is MTMVRQTKQRAAVIEVLQASRAHPDAAQVHAQVREKLPSVSLGTVYRALDALVRDGMVTPIERVGQATRYDYRREGDDHHHAVCRTCGAIFDVPVSSVPPIPHAHLPAGFQVTDVRLEFMGVCPSCARN, encoded by the coding sequence ATGACGATGGTCAGGCAGACAAAACAGCGTGCAGCGGTCATCGAGGTGCTTCAGGCCTCGCGGGCGCACCCGGACGCCGCGCAGGTTCACGCTCAGGTCAGGGAAAAACTGCCCAGCGTCAGCCTCGGCACGGTGTACCGCGCGCTGGACGCCCTGGTGCGCGACGGCATGGTGACACCCATCGAGCGCGTCGGGCAGGCCACCCGCTACGACTACCGCCGCGAGGGCGACGACCACCACCACGCCGTGTGCCGCACCTGCGGCGCCATTTTCGACGTTCCGGTGAGTTCGGTGCCGCCCATTCCGCACGCGCACCTGCCTGCCGGGTTTCAGGTCACCGACGTGCGCCTGGAATTTATGGGCGTCTGCCCCAGCTGCGCCAGAAACTGA
- a CDS encoding CAP domain-containing protein, which yields MSFRFSLTPFLLLLGFSLGGPAAPAQAVNADALVPVVQGAFKKCGRTLALNDALSRAARDVLLGKELQPAIKAQQFAVFRAEEWELTFHGNTTWAANTLAGQCSKLGDMRQYGLSTDGQKLVVIVAQEASVDLTHKARWLAEFLTLTNRARAQARTCGDRRLNAAGPLRWDSRLEVAAQGHVQDMIRLNFRGHVNPQTGSEPWQRAQAAGFRGGVGENLAYGMLTPQDAVSELLRSPAHCENLMDSRWKLFGASVANGTASTLFPTYWAQVFGAP from the coding sequence ATGTCTTTTCGCTTTTCTCTCACGCCGTTTCTCCTGCTGCTGGGCTTCAGCCTGGGCGGCCCGGCGGCACCGGCCCAGGCTGTGAACGCCGATGCGCTGGTGCCGGTGGTGCAGGGCGCTTTCAAGAAGTGTGGGCGCACCCTGGCGCTGAATGACGCCCTGAGCCGCGCGGCGCGCGACGTGCTGCTGGGCAAGGAGTTGCAGCCGGCCATCAAAGCGCAGCAGTTCGCGGTGTTCAGGGCCGAGGAGTGGGAGTTGACCTTTCACGGCAACACGACCTGGGCAGCCAACACCCTGGCCGGGCAGTGCAGCAAGCTGGGGGACATGCGGCAGTACGGCCTGTCCACCGACGGCCAGAAACTGGTGGTCATCGTGGCCCAGGAGGCCAGCGTCGACCTGACACACAAGGCCCGCTGGCTGGCCGAATTCCTGACCCTGACCAACCGCGCGCGGGCGCAGGCCAGGACGTGCGGCGACAGGCGCCTGAACGCCGCCGGGCCGCTGCGCTGGGACTCGCGCCTGGAAGTGGCGGCGCAGGGGCACGTGCAGGACATGATTCGCCTGAACTTCCGGGGCCACGTGAACCCGCAGACCGGCAGCGAACCGTGGCAACGCGCCCAGGCCGCCGGCTTCCGGGGCGGGGTCGGCGAGAACCTCGCCTACGGCATGCTGACCCCGCAGGACGCCGTGAGCGAACTGCTACGCAGCCCTGCCCACTGCGAGAACCTGATGGACAGCCGCTGGAAGCTGTTCGGGGCGTCGGTGGCGAACGGCACGGCGTCTACCCTCTTTCCGACCTACTGGGCGCAGGTGTTCGGAGCGCCTTGA
- a CDS encoding DUF5693 family protein, producing the protein MWGVTNADPSSRPAPPLNTAGPPVFPGVTEAKTHHPLTLPLLGLVLLSFLPALILTLQRVAYEQAQKTTALVMDYPALVTQARRYGLEPQALLNRYRALGVNGVALYEDTIASLEQRGDLYLKNGADLAADFPRQNVKTNAVYMRTSDPAVAQALTGRYTIPTREVTIGGEKWTEWPSDPRYLPAGPNKALVGDLKKQGLVLVYRPYNDEAVPVNKVGSDWPDVPYIAFTGDEVIGARTPELLAQVDKAMGQRKPAIIEGNIQKGLEELVVSHGGVRLFALSPSWQNTLNPLDVASKFNLAARERGQRLLYLRPYPTINETEAMLTRTAGLLKKSGVQVTSPVVQAYRPSGTLRLLSVLGPLAALLMLGLNFPLRRLGLIAAGLTLLLCFGLNSFHPFEGGALVAAVTFPALGLVLRRSRVTDWFLATGLSLLGVVFVSALGASTSSTLGLEPFRGVGLTLLLPLALVAASFLPRQDIRKTLGDLYASPIRLGEIAVMGLGLLLLMTVFERRGNATGGSVSDFEASLRREVQDSIVRPRFKEVGAHPLAILGLSRRLPGYFSTLMLLAGVMGQASILNTFSHFHTPFLISAARCFIGLGLGLVLGLLLVKAVEVGMKLWVSYGQTPARGAQVNA; encoded by the coding sequence ATGTGGGGCGTGACAAATGCCGACCCGTCCTCCCGACCTGCCCCGCCTCTGAACACCGCTGGGCCTCCGGTGTTTCCCGGCGTAACCGAAGCAAAAACCCATCATCCGTTGACCTTGCCGCTGCTGGGGCTGGTGCTGCTGTCGTTTCTTCCGGCGCTGATCCTGACCCTGCAGCGGGTGGCGTACGAACAGGCGCAGAAAACAACGGCGCTGGTCATGGATTACCCGGCCCTGGTCACGCAGGCCCGGCGCTACGGCCTGGAGCCGCAGGCGCTGCTGAACAGGTACCGGGCGCTGGGCGTCAATGGCGTGGCGCTGTACGAGGACACCATTGCCAGCCTGGAACAGCGCGGCGACCTCTACCTGAAAAACGGTGCCGACCTGGCCGCCGATTTCCCGCGTCAGAACGTCAAGACCAACGCGGTATACATGCGCACCAGCGATCCGGCGGTGGCACAGGCCCTGACGGGGCGCTACACCATCCCGACCAGGGAAGTCACGATTGGCGGAGAGAAGTGGACCGAGTGGCCCAGTGACCCGCGTTACCTGCCCGCCGGGCCGAACAAGGCGCTGGTGGGCGACCTGAAAAAGCAGGGCCTGGTACTGGTGTACCGCCCCTACAACGACGAGGCGGTGCCGGTCAACAAGGTGGGCAGCGACTGGCCGGACGTGCCTTACATCGCCTTTACCGGGGATGAAGTGATCGGGGCGCGCACCCCGGAACTGCTGGCGCAGGTGGATAAGGCCATGGGCCAGCGCAAGCCCGCAATCATCGAGGGGAACATCCAGAAGGGTCTGGAGGAGCTGGTGGTGAGCCACGGCGGGGTACGCCTCTTTGCGCTGTCGCCGAGCTGGCAGAACACCCTGAACCCGCTGGACGTGGCCAGCAAGTTCAACCTGGCGGCGCGTGAACGCGGTCAGCGGCTGCTGTACCTGCGGCCTTACCCGACCATCAACGAGACCGAGGCCATGCTGACCCGCACGGCAGGCCTGCTGAAAAAATCCGGGGTGCAGGTCACGTCGCCCGTCGTGCAGGCCTACCGGCCCAGCGGGACGCTGCGCCTGCTGAGCGTGCTGGGGCCACTGGCCGCACTGCTGATGCTGGGCCTGAATTTCCCGCTGCGCCGCCTGGGCCTGATCGCCGCGGGCCTGACGCTGCTGCTGTGCTTTGGCCTGAACAGCTTTCATCCCTTCGAGGGCGGGGCGCTGGTGGCCGCCGTCACGTTTCCGGCGCTGGGGCTGGTGCTGCGGCGCAGCCGGGTCACCGACTGGTTCCTGGCCACCGGGCTAAGCCTGCTGGGCGTCGTATTCGTGTCGGCGCTGGGGGCCAGCACCTCCAGCACCCTGGGCCTGGAGCCGTTCCGGGGCGTGGGCCTGACACTGCTGCTGCCGCTGGCGCTGGTGGCCGCCAGTTTCCTGCCCCGGCAGGACATTCGTAAAACGCTGGGTGACCTGTACGCCTCGCCCATTCGCCTGGGAGAAATTGCCGTGATGGGCCTGGGCCTGCTGCTCTTGATGACCGTGTTCGAGCGGCGCGGCAACGCCACCGGCGGCAGCGTCAGCGATTTCGAGGCCTCGCTGCGCCGGGAAGTGCAGGACAGCATCGTGCGCCCGCGCTTCAAGGAGGTGGGCGCGCATCCGCTGGCCATCCTGGGCCTGAGCCGCCGCCTGCCGGGGTACTTCAGCACCCTGATGCTGCTGGCGGGCGTGATGGGTCAGGCCAGCATCCTGAACACCTTCTCTCACTTTCACACGCCGTTTCTGATCAGTGCGGCGCGCTGCTTTATCGGGCTGGGCCTGGGGCTGGTGCTGGGTCTGCTTCTGGTCAAGGCCGTCGAGGTCGGGATGAAGCTCTGGGTCAGTTACGGCCAGACCCCGGCCCGGGGCGCACAGGTGAACGCATGA
- a CDS encoding trimeric intracellular cation channel family protein: MELVELSPVTWQAGLHWVDLLGILAFAMSGALLAVRKKFDLFGVVVLGCVTAVGGGAIRDAMTGQTPPLFLRDETYLWAALTGSLLGFGFGERLARFERTMRFFDTAGLALFAASGALGAIKIGLGPLGVIFAGTISGVGGGIVRDLIANEVPEVMYRREQLYATAAAAGAWVTLLLYSRVPLWQAQLGGALVVVLLRWMSRRGWVRLPVRRLPSERPK; the protein is encoded by the coding sequence GTGGAACTGGTCGAACTGTCCCCCGTGACGTGGCAGGCGGGCCTGCACTGGGTGGACCTGCTGGGCATCCTGGCCTTTGCCATGTCGGGGGCACTGCTGGCCGTGCGCAAGAAATTCGACCTGTTCGGCGTGGTGGTGCTGGGCTGCGTGACCGCCGTGGGGGGCGGGGCCATCCGGGACGCCATGACCGGGCAGACCCCGCCCCTCTTTCTGCGCGACGAAACCTACCTGTGGGCAGCCCTGACGGGGTCGCTGCTGGGGTTCGGCTTCGGCGAGCGGCTGGCACGGTTCGAGCGCACCATGCGCTTTTTCGACACGGCGGGCCTGGCCCTCTTCGCGGCTTCCGGGGCGCTGGGGGCCATCAAGATCGGGCTGGGGCCGCTGGGCGTCATTTTTGCCGGAACGATCAGTGGGGTGGGCGGCGGCATCGTGCGCGACCTGATAGCCAACGAGGTGCCGGAAGTCATGTACCGCCGCGAGCAGCTGTACGCCACGGCCGCAGCAGCGGGTGCGTGGGTCACCCTGCTGCTGTACTCGCGCGTGCCGCTGTGGCAGGCGCAACTCGGCGGGGCGCTGGTGGTGGTGCTGCTGCGCTGGATGTCGCGGCGCGGCTGGGTTCGTTTGCCGGTGCGCCGCCTGCCCTCGGAACGGCCAAAATAA
- the rpmF gene encoding 50S ribosomal protein L32 encodes MAKHPVPKKKTSKSKRDMRRSHHALTAPSLTACPHCQAKKLSHHICPSCGYYDGRQVLAV; translated from the coding sequence ATGGCCAAGCACCCCGTTCCCAAGAAGAAGACCAGCAAGAGCAAGCGCGACATGCGCCGCAGCCACCACGCCCTCACGGCCCCCAGCCTGACCGCCTGCCCCCACTGCCAGGCCAAGAAGCTGTCGCATCACATCTGCCCCAGTTGTGGCTACTACGACGGGCGTCAGGTGCTCGCGGTCTAA
- a CDS encoding HRDC domain-containing protein, producing MTESRSLRPDARLVQLHAERGDPLRLLAQALAALEEADWGLLFSGEAALARQLVSLLGPGTLRVDGRLNLSRGAFAEAGLAVADLHGDLGGARAVWLFEPDARTLERAARAGVKVIVDATLAPGGGWPERGADYVVYRNAATVSGHTDVQLAALFGLGRAPEPAAPAPDALSAALALRDVATLPLRLARSARTVSNVAERLGGAAREAGPTALLLMHDAAPDTLTPLGGVLAAARHVPDGLLLTPGLQDTDTVLALLRGPQEQEREPRELEQPQRPAERPQQERREDRRDERREEKREMPRRFERRSPRDSNPREGGQREGSQRDSSARDNSPREGGRDQNRGERPQADRPSMPDRQNRPDRAQPDELQRFTFEAAPNTDFDADPRPTDPRPQETQTGNEEVWEPEIVFSDLEHSTPPLTHTVSNGPDAADQRSGVPDVLGPGAARPAADLADAGDAAPTVQPSAATVQAAHMVEEHTPNPEPDLPAAPAVGPNTSTDTPAKEDPAANLTDEQAAIYARLREWRNAEAKRQEISRFIIASNASLAEIARRVPYTLDDLAAVRGMGKARLEKYGEKILAVVRN from the coding sequence ATGACTGAATCACGTTCCCTCCGGCCCGACGCGCGGCTCGTGCAACTCCACGCCGAACGTGGTGACCCGCTGCGGCTGCTGGCGCAGGCCCTGGCGGCGCTGGAAGAGGCCGACTGGGGCCTGCTGTTTTCCGGCGAGGCGGCGCTGGCCCGGCAGCTGGTGTCCCTGCTGGGGCCGGGGACGCTGCGCGTGGACGGGCGCCTGAATCTCAGCCGCGGCGCCTTTGCCGAAGCGGGCCTGGCGGTGGCCGACCTGCACGGCGACCTGGGCGGGGCGCGGGCCGTGTGGCTGTTCGAGCCGGATGCCCGCACGCTGGAACGCGCCGCGCGGGCAGGCGTCAAGGTGATCGTGGACGCCACGCTGGCCCCCGGCGGCGGCTGGCCGGAACGCGGGGCGGATTACGTGGTGTACCGCAACGCCGCGACGGTCAGCGGGCATACGGACGTGCAACTGGCCGCGCTGTTTGGCCTGGGCCGCGCCCCGGAACCCGCCGCGCCGGCCCCGGACGCCCTGAGCGCGGCGCTGGCCCTGCGCGACGTGGCCACCCTGCCCCTGCGCCTGGCGCGCAGTGCCCGCACCGTCAGCAACGTCGCCGAGCGCCTGGGCGGAGCGGCCCGTGAAGCCGGCCCCACGGCCCTGCTGCTGATGCACGACGCCGCGCCCGACACCCTGACCCCGCTGGGCGGCGTGCTGGCGGCGGCCAGGCACGTGCCGGACGGACTTCTGCTGACGCCGGGGCTTCAGGACACCGACACGGTGCTGGCCCTGCTGCGCGGCCCACAGGAACAGGAACGCGAACCCCGTGAACTGGAACAACCGCAACGTCCCGCCGAGCGCCCGCAACAGGAACGCCGGGAGGACAGACGAGACGAGCGCCGCGAGGAAAAGCGGGAAATGCCGCGCCGTTTCGAGCGCCGCAGCCCACGGGACAGCAACCCGCGCGAAGGTGGCCAGCGGGAGGGCAGTCAACGGGACAGCAGCGCCCGGGATAACAGCCCACGGGAAGGCGGGCGCGACCAGAACCGGGGGGAGCGGCCCCAGGCCGACCGGCCCAGCATGCCCGACCGGCAAAACCGCCCAGACCGTGCCCAGCCGGACGAACTGCAACGCTTCACCTTCGAGGCCGCCCCGAACACCGACTTTGACGCCGACCCGCGTCCCACCGATCCCCGGCCCCAGGAAACCCAGACCGGCAACGAGGAGGTGTGGGAGCCGGAAATCGTGTTCAGTGACCTGGAGCACAGCACTCCGCCCCTGACCCACACCGTCAGCAACGGCCCGGATGCGGCCGATCAGCGCAGTGGCGTCCCGGATGTCCTGGGGCCAGGGGCGGCGCGGCCCGCCGCCGACCTGGCGGACGCCGGAGACGCCGCGCCCACCGTGCAGCCCAGTGCCGCCACCGTGCAGGCCGCGCACATGGTGGAGGAACACACGCCCAATCCCGAGCCGGATTTGCCCGCCGCACCCGCCGTCGGCCCGAATACCAGCACGGACACTCCCGCGAAGGAAGACCCCGCCGCGAACCTCACCGACGAACAGGCTGCCATCTACGCCCGCCTGCGCGAGTGGCGCAATGCCGAAGCGAAACGCCAGGAAATCAGCCGCTTCATTATTGCCAGCAACGCCAGCCTGGCCGAAATTGCCCGCCGCGTTCCGTACACGCTGGACGACCTGGCCGCCGTGCGCGGCATGGGCAAAGCCCGACTGGAGAAGTACGGCGAGAAAATTCTGGCGGTCGTCCGCAACTAA
- a CDS encoding Glu/Leu/Phe/Val dehydrogenase dimerization domain-containing protein: MLIMEEMEARGHENLTLLHHAPSGLKAALAVHSTVLGPAIAGVRLREQTEELAVRSALALSESLTLKSALAGLNLGGGACVLMMPEAGVDDPHAREALFRALGRQVAPLASRVVLTEDLGVTPADIEFVGQETPATLGKNTDTGTITAYGVYRGMKAAAKYVLGTESMRGVKVVIMGVGVVGRALAGHLHREGAKLILSDFRLDKAQALAHELEGSSVVPCQEALDTPCDILAPCGFGHSIHSGDVPRLQCRMIAGGEHHPLTLHGEEAVKEAGITYIPDYAINAAGLIASATEIPADQAAEKVYQTVGRIMAFAEQSHKPPHVVARKMAARRIGLIGSLGRA; the protein is encoded by the coding sequence ATGCTGATCATGGAGGAAATGGAGGCGCGGGGGCACGAGAATCTGACTCTCCTGCACCACGCGCCGAGCGGCCTGAAGGCGGCGCTGGCGGTGCATTCGACGGTGCTGGGCCCGGCCATCGCGGGCGTGCGCCTGCGCGAACAGACCGAGGAACTGGCGGTGCGCAGCGCCCTGGCCCTTTCCGAGAGCCTGACGCTGAAGTCGGCGCTGGCCGGCCTGAACCTGGGCGGCGGCGCGTGCGTGCTGATGATGCCGGAAGCCGGGGTAGACGACCCGCACGCCCGCGAGGCGCTGTTCCGGGCGCTGGGGCGGCAGGTGGCCCCGCTGGCCTCGCGGGTGGTGCTGACCGAGGACCTGGGCGTGACCCCGGCCGACATCGAGTTCGTGGGGCAGGAAACCCCGGCCACGCTGGGAAAAAACACCGATACCGGCACCATCACGGCTTACGGCGTGTACCGGGGCATGAAAGCAGCGGCAAAGTACGTGCTGGGCACCGAGAGCATGCGCGGCGTGAAGGTCGTGATCATGGGTGTGGGCGTGGTGGGCCGGGCACTGGCCGGACACCTGCACCGCGAGGGCGCGAAACTGATCCTGTCGGATTTCCGGCTGGACAAAGCGCAGGCCCTGGCCCACGAACTGGAAGGGTCGAGCGTGGTGCCGTGCCAGGAGGCGCTCGACACGCCCTGCGACATCCTGGCTCCGTGCGGGTTCGGGCACAGCATTCACAGTGGGGACGTGCCCCGCCTGCAATGCCGCATGATCGCCGGGGGCGAGCACCACCCCCTGACGCTGCACGGTGAGGAAGCCGTGAAGGAAGCGGGCATCACCTATATTCCCGATTACGCCATCAACGCGGCGGGCCTGATCGCCTCGGCCACCGAGATCCCGGCGGATCAGGCCGCCGAGAAGGTGTACCAGACCGTCGGACGCATCATGGCGTTCGCCGAGCAGTCCCACAAACCTCCGCACGTCGTCGCCCGTAAGATGGCCGCCCGCCGCATCGGGCTGATCGGCAGCCTGGGGCGGGCATGA
- a CDS encoding biotin--[acetyl-CoA-carboxylase] ligase, which translates to MPQRLLPLLTSEPQSGDALGAALGVGRVTVNTLARKLIEDGVPLLISRGGYALLPGTPAPQLLEIRGQFGRARRYAGTVGSTQDEIRRWADDSQDPAPHGAVYVAERQTGGRGRRGRAWDTAQGALAFSLLLRGAAGQGLPEPSLPELSLSELALMPLAAGVALHEASGGVGGLKWPNDLLSPDGRKMAGILLDADLRGEEVRRAVLGIGVNVTTAPPGASALNEWNPGLSRARVLSDVLAALERWLVAPPGEVLDAWRSRNVTLGQRVQVTTPQGTQLFTALDLDAGGGLIVQNETGEQSTIHAGDVQLVGQWAASPA; encoded by the coding sequence ATGCCGCAACGCCTGCTGCCACTGCTGACTTCGGAACCGCAATCGGGAGACGCCCTGGGGGCCGCGCTGGGCGTGGGGCGCGTGACCGTGAACACCCTGGCGCGCAAACTGATCGAGGACGGTGTGCCGCTCCTCATCTCGCGCGGCGGGTACGCACTGCTGCCGGGAACGCCCGCGCCGCAACTGCTGGAGATCCGGGGACAGTTCGGGCGGGCGCGGCGCTACGCGGGCACGGTGGGCAGCACGCAGGACGAGATTCGCCGCTGGGCCGACGACTCGCAAGACCCCGCGCCGCACGGGGCGGTGTACGTGGCCGAGCGTCAGACCGGTGGGCGGGGCCGGCGCGGGCGGGCCTGGGATACCGCGCAGGGCGCGCTGGCCTTCAGCCTGCTGCTGCGCGGAGCGGCGGGGCAGGGCCTCCCTGAACCGTCGCTGCCCGAACTCTCGCTGTCCGAACTGGCGCTGATGCCGCTGGCGGCGGGCGTGGCGCTGCACGAGGCCAGCGGCGGCGTGGGGGGCCTGAAGTGGCCCAACGACCTGCTCTCGCCGGATGGCCGCAAGATGGCGGGCATTCTGCTGGACGCCGATCTGCGCGGCGAGGAGGTGCGGCGGGCCGTGCTGGGCATCGGCGTGAACGTGACCACCGCCCCGCCCGGCGCGTCGGCCCTGAACGAGTGGAATCCGGGCCTGTCCCGCGCCCGGGTGCTGTCGGACGTGCTGGCCGCGCTGGAACGCTGGCTGGTGGCCCCGCCTGGTGAGGTGCTGGATGCCTGGCGAAGCCGGAACGTCACGCTGGGTCAGCGCGTGCAGGTCACCACGCCGCAGGGAACGCAGCTCTTCACGGCCCTCGACCTGGACGCGGGGGGCGGCCTGATCGTGCAGAACGAAACAGGTGAACAGAGCACCATTCACGCCGGAGACGTGCAGCTGGTCGGCCAGTGGGCAGCCTCACCCGCCTGA